TGTAATTTAAGTCACCACTACATCTCAATGATCTCACAATAACCTAAGGCATCATCTGTCATTTGCGAAACACAATGAAAATTccaaaatcaataaataaatcgGCAAACTGGAAGTTTTAACTCACTTGAATATGAGGTGCCTGGAACATTTCTTGAATGGCAGCTTCAACGTCAGTCATACCAACAAGTCCTTTTCCTAGAAAGAATATGCAAAAAGGGATTACTAGGCAGAAGCAGCACAGCAGGAGTAAGAAGGAATTTATGCATATAGGTGATCCTATAGACTTTTAAGTTAATTACGTAATCCAAATATTCTAGCATTTAAGGCGGAAGGTGAAGCAATGACAGATGTGTATATCAATACAAAGCATGCAGACCTAGGCAAAATCCTATTTGTAAAATACGTAGGACACGTTCATATACCTGCCGCAACAAAATCAGGATTCACAGTTAGCTTCTTTATACGATAATCTGCTATTTCAGCTGCACGTCTGCATATCTCCAAGGCACGTCGTGCATCTCCTGAGATTGCTGCAACCTGAAATAGATGCGAATCAATGACATATTGTGCCAAAACAAATGTCTATTATGCACAACAAGATATGAGGAAACTCATCTTAATGAAACAGAGACTAACCTTTCTTGAAGCAAATTCTATGGCTTGCTTTTCAAATATATCGATTCCTTTAAGGCGACTTGAAATGATTTCTTGAAGCTGCTGATAATTATATGGGCCAAAGCAAAGCCTCTGTATGCCCATTCGACTCGATATGCGAGGAAGTAACTTCTCTGGAAGATCCATGGTATTTGCTATCCCTGAATTCATCAGATTATCACAAGCCTAAGATATTTTAGGGTAGAAAGCCATTGCGGATGTATAATATGGATTCTTGTTTCAGCTTTCCCCTTATTTAATTTCCCCAACCAATCTGGAAGATCATAACACTGAAAAAATATGGCATGCCATAGGTCTTACCTATCACAATAAGTTTGGAATGTGCCTTAGTAGGCCAGTCAAGAATATTGTACAGTACCTGTAATTAATGCAACTTCATCATAATGTGATTCGTATACTAAAGAATAATGATCCAAATAAAACCTTTTGTAATAAAATTTGGAATTTACCGACTGGTTTCTGGTTACAAGAAGATCAAGCTCATCAATAAGCAAAATACATGGCCGATCAGCATCTTCCCCAGTCTTCTTCCCTTCAACAAATCTCTCATGCAAGAAGTGAAGAGCCTTTTTCCAGCTAACCCTGTGCCCATTTAATGCCTCATATATGACCTGAAGGAATATTGGAGCTATACATAAATCGGGAATATAGTCCATCTAAAGCTAAAAACAGTGTAGATTTCATTAACTTTACCCTATAGATATTCTCTGGTGAAGCCAACTTCAGACCATTAATCTCCACAAAACAGTAGGGTTTGATGTTTCCTGCATCAACTTCAGACCTCAAACTCCTCATTACTGATAGAACGCTCATTGTCTGCAGTTGCATATGAACAAAAGTTAACACCGAAAAATTAATAGATTGCTCCACAATAGCCAATTAAAGCCTCATTTGACTAAATAAACAATAGCTGTAGAACATAAGAAAAAAATACCTTGCCAGTTCCTGGAACACCATGAATATAGAGGCAACGCCCCAGACATTGATCATCACAAATAGCACCTTTAATGAATGTATTTATCTCTTCCATTTCTCTATATAAAAGCATGCATGATTAGTAACTTGAGAGAGAGAGATAAAAAATCTCGAAAACGAAAATAATTCAAACTTCAACATACTTATTTCTACATGGCAACGATTTAGGCAATGATGCTAACAATAGTGAAGCCTTTACTCTCTCGAGATCTGTTTGTTTGTGAGACCTTACATGCTCCGGAATTCGTTTTGTACCTATCTTCTGAAGTCCAATGAACCGTCCTTTGTATTGATTCTGCATCATTTCAACATATCTTTCTTTAGGAAATCATAAATCTCAAACGAAGCAGAAATATAAAGTTAAAAGCAATGGACATACTGCTGCCGACTGATGACTTGTTGATGGTTGAGATCgtgtattttttaaattctcCTCTTCATATACAATATCATCATCTGTATCAGAGTCTGATTCCTTGGAAACATTCCAATCTTCATCACTGTCAATCTCTTCGCCATCCTACCATGTAAGTATAAGCCCATGAATAATGGCATTAACTTATTTAATGAGAACAAAGGATACTTGAATTTCTTTTTCCCGATCTTCTAACATGATTACCTCTTTTTCATTGTCAATATCAGCAAGACGTTTGAAACTGTGCCAATGAATGTCATATTCATATTCACATAAGAAAATATCATCTCCCTCATTGCTAGCCTTGGCATAGTCTTTCGGGGTCATAACAAAGCAATGTCTAAGGATAGATTCCATCTGCAGTTAAGACAGAAACATCATGATAAACAAAAGGAGAATTCCTACTACCTTAAACTTCAGAGGCAGCCATGGAGTAAATTGCTGCAGGTTATGATAAATTCAAGAAGCTTGATAGAAGAAATCAACTAGTGAAATTTATTCATGCTAGCAATGTACTATTTGAATGTTAAAGCCAAAAAAGTTATAATATAGCACCTCAATGTCTGCAAATTCGTTGGTTTGATACAGTTCCCTGCTCAGGTTATGAGGTTGTCGCCCAGCAGAAGTCTCTTCTGGGATCACATACCACCGCACATGACACCAGTAGTTGTCATCCACTTCTTTCCATATACTGCTCACACCAATACCAATTTTACAAATCAAGGAAAACATCTAATCGATATCAATCACCATAACTACAAAAAAGCAAACAGTACAAGCTCCTTTAATTGCACAACATAAGATGTACCTTTGAATATGCGCAGCCCATAAATCACTTGAAAGAAGCTTCTGCCTCAGCGTCCTACTTAGTTTCTTGCCCTCTGGCGGCTTTGGAAAGCTAGCTTTCCTACCCATCTTACGATCCTCACAGAAACCACATACCCAATCCCCTTCAGGAACCTCTTTCAATGGAGGCGTCAAGCACTTCAAGTGAAACCCACCTAAACAATCATCACACTCAATCATTACCTCACTTCCAGAATCAAAGCAAAGCCTGCACTCCTCCGCTTCAGGATCTTCATCATCGGAGCTAGCATCTTCCCTCCTCTTCACATAAACATCATCACCAACTCCAAACTCGCCTCCATCATAAACCACCTTCTTATAATACACGCGCCTCTTAGTCAACCTCCCACTCTTTTTTCCACCTTTATCTCCATTTTCTAATTTCCCCTTTTTTGCAGCCATGGCTCTGGTAACAACCTTTCTCTCACTctccatcttcctcttcttcgttTCCGACTGCTCAGGCGATGCCGGAGCAAACTGAATCTCAACCAAATCCCTGGCTTTCGCATTTTTTTGCTTCACTTCTTCACCGGCCTTCTTTTCAGATCCACCTTTAACAACCGAAGCACTTCGCGCAGTTCCAGTTCTACGTTTTATCACTTCGGTGGAATCATCGGCGTAATCAATGGATTGGCGAAAGTTGGCAGGTTCGGTGGAGTTGAAGTGGAGGGACCGTTGGCGCGTGGATCTGCGTGGAGTTGGCAGGGATTGGGGAGTGAGTGGAGTAATGGCGGGTGATGGTTTGTAATTGGATTGGGATCTGAGATTGGGCTTTGAGGGAGATTGAAGTGACTTGATTGGAGTTGCAGCCATGGATGAAACGAACGGATGAAGCTGCAACTTGGAGCTATAGTTAGGGTTTcgtgagagagagtgtgtgtgtgtctgTGCTTAACTACGATAAGAATTGGCGCGAAATGTTCCCTCTCGCTCCCTCACCTTTTGAACAACGTCTATTTTTTTGCGCCTTTTTTGATTGTTGGGCCAAGTGATGGACCCTTTCAGGCCCAACCTATCAGCCCAGTTTTTGTAACGAATATATATGGTAATTAGATTGTAAAAAGGCATGTACTAAGCCTTCTTATCGACAAAAGAAAATTGCCTGCTAGACaagaacagaaataaataaataaaatcgtctacaaaattatataattttccaATTACTctctgaaaaaatttttgaacaaggaaaatatccaaagttttttttttttttaacaaatgtCTAAtttatattactaaacatagataAAAATGGTTCCTCTTCAGAATAATATTATGCATAAAAGCTAACAAATTTTTTTATACAAGTATACATTAAAATCAATTGTTAAAATCAACTACTAGTATAATATATGTTACGTTGGGTAACCAGAGATTAGTGGGTTGGATTcgttgggttggcccaatcgtctgaggaggGAAGCCTTCGAGCGGGTTCGCGCCTttagggcctccgtccgacttatGAGTGAATGGagagtggtacctgcaaagacactccgatgcctaagtcagcaagggtgtaagCAGGTCTAGAGAATATTGGGACTTAAAGATACctaaggggtgtcagtgtatttataatgggagccaataaccaccgttggagtagtttcaCTTTATGAGgtgaataaccgtccctttatcttagggagatTGAGATTTggttcctggaagtgggttgagagattttaggggcagttatttAGTATTATCTACCAGTTAATCCTCGTTCCCGACTTCCTTAGAGTAAGTCGTGGCAAGAACCGACTTCTCAGGGGAAGGTCGGTGTAAGGTGAGGCTCAATCCTGTGGGTTGGGCCTTTGTTTGGACTTGGGCCTtagcgttgggccagggtatgaacagtgcccctacttgagccCAATTTCTTTCAGGAATTGAGTTCAAGTATTCTACTCAGGGTTGTAGCCGACTTGTAGTGGAACCGACGTGATTTTTTAGAACCGACGTGAATTTTGAATTTCTTCAGTCGCGTTTAATCAAGCGTCGCGTTTGTTAGGAGTTTACGTATTCATACGCAGGGATCAGTTACATTGGGAACGGTGCCTCTCTTTAAATGACGGCCTCcatttttaccattatgcccctaacgtttttataaatactttccctctctttccttGCTTCGTTTCTGAAAACTTTCGCACTTCCTCTCCTCTATTCGAAAGAAGCTCTCATTCGAAGGAATTCCCCTTTCTCTGCTCCTATTCTTTTCTCAAGTAAAGgttagtttttctccactctctTTTTACGAAATGCTTTtgtttgcatgtttttattttagaAAGGAGAGTTGGCTTGTAGACTCCTAGTGACTTTGTTTTACTTGGTTCCAGGCCCTTTAGAGACCCTGTCTTtgatccttttttttctttttcctttgtaggtttcaCTATCCCCTTCTAGGAAAAAATGTCTGTGGTAGAAATCCTTGCTCAATGGGTAGATGTCACGGTTCTGGGGGAAGAACCTCTTGTATATACTGATTTCATTACCAACCTTCGCACTCATCATAGAATTTGTGCTTCTGACGAGGACGAGCCGAAGTATGAGTTGGTTGCCCCTGGTccggaagaccgggtttgttttaGGAGGGCTTCTGAGGCAGCCCCTCATTTTTTCTATATGTATGAGAGCATGATTACCCGCTTGggcatttttcttcctttttctaacTTTGAGATAGCCGTTTTACGTCACTGTCGTGTTGCTCCTTcccaacttcaccctaattcttggggttttctgaaaatttacCAATTTATCAGCCATGCATTGgactttccgacttctttgaagaTTTTATTTTTCCTCTTCCATACGACTAAGCCCTTTAGTGGGCAAAATAATAAACAGTAGTGGGTGTCTTTCCGGGCCATACAAGGCCGGAgagtttttaccctttttgatgaatcctttcatgacttcaaaaatttctttttcaaagttcaagctgtagagggtcaccaccccgtTTTTCTGGATGAAACTTCTTCTCCTCGTTTTTCCCTGTACTGGCTAGAGGCCTCTCCTTGTGAAAAATACAGTTTGGATGATTTGGATGAGGTGgaggcagccattgtggggttcctccgggAAGTATGGGGGAGAGCCCCCTACTTGGATAcaaaaaagtttctccaggggtctccgTCCTTTGTCCAGGCTCAGCTAGGtagctttttgtttgtttatcaTATTTTCCGACTTGATGGTCGCACGACTTGTTTCTCTGGCTTGTTTTACTGACTTTAGCTTCCTAATTGCTTTTAcagagatggcgaagaagaatttcaaggagtcttaccagagagttcaggaggccaaggcgaggtcCCGCGCCAAAGTCGGCGGCGCCAGGGCAGCTGGTccttctcttccttctcctccccTTCCTTCCCACAATTTGGGGACCCCCACCCGACCTATTGTTATTTCTTCCTCAGCCTCTTCTCTGCCGTCCCCTCCTCCCCGATCTTCCCCTGAGCCAGaaaagaagaagcgcaagactttagagtctggctcttcttttgaaggtgaggcCAAGGTGGATGCACCTCAGTTTGTTCGGAAGCATATCTATCCTCATACTCGTATAAGTATCGATGATGCTTCTGTTCGGAACCACCTTACTATTATGGCTCAGGAGAGTATCAGGGCGGCAGGGGTATGCACGAAGTTCCTGGATATTTTTTAGAAGACCCCCCTTAGCTCTTTGGGTTCATCCTCGAGGGTTGAGGAGTTAGAGGGGAGGCTTCTCTTATATCAAGGGCGGGAGAAGGAGTTGAGGGAGGAGGTCGCCAAATTGAAAGAGGAGAGGGATGGCCTCCAAGAGAGGGAGAGGAAGTTGCAGGCCCAGTGTTCAATGGCGGAGGGCCTGAGGGAGAAGGCGTATGAGAGTTATTCAAGTTTGTTCGAGGACCTTGTGGGGGTGAGGAAGGATTTTCTGAGATCTCAAGAAGCTTATACAGAGTTGGAGGACTCCATTGCTGATGGAGCTGAAGAGGCATGGAGGATCTTCAAAGAACAGGTCGAGGTCATTGCTCCTGACCTGGATCTCTCTCCTTTGGATCCGGATAAGATCGTGGTCGACGGAGCTATCGTTTCTCCTCCCTCTCCCCAATATGTCACCGAGTCTGATCTAAAGACTCGGAGGCAGAGGATAATGGAGTCCCCTCCCCGAGTTCTTCGAAAGCTCCTGGAACTTCCACTCCGTCTCCTATGAATATTTCTCTTCTTGGCCCTGATAGCGCTCTGACTACTCTCCCTGACTCTGGTGGTACTCCAACTACTCTTCCTGATTCTGGTGGTGCTCTAACTATTCCTCCTGGCTCTGGTGGTGACGTCTTTCCTAACTGAAAAAATTTATTGTGGCTATATGGGggccggcctgtgggtcccccctttttgaactatttatttttatgttgtgGTGGTATTCTGCTGACATTTTCTTAGCCTTTTATTgccataaacaaaatattaaaaatatcctTTTTTGGATAAGAGTTTAGGTTACCTTTGTTGGTTGTGCGCATGCCTTTCTGTTTAGGTTTCAAAAAACCTTTTTTATCCTTGTTTTGAAAAACCTTTTCCTTGGATAATTgtcctttctttttcttaaatttttcttaAGGACTTGGGACAGCCTTTGCCTTGGTGCTTTCTTATAGGTTTTCTGATCTTTTTTTggtattccttatactcaatttttttatttattgagttcttgtgacttaggttatttttgcgatgcatttCTTTGTTTCTCGGTTTTTTCGACTTGTAAGTCAGATAATTTCCGAGTTTATCACGATCGACCTTTATAAcatctttacaccgacttgtacctcgtcgttttatcctgacgaccatctagatcagttcatgggattttcacgctttgtcgagcttaagtcggcgcgtttcgtagaaagaaagaaaacgagaaggaatttataagagatattgtaaaagatctttatttatttgctAAGGTACtttattgctactaagggtttttgactATCTATGGCCCTTAGTCTCTactgtgatgcctcgttaaaaccccccccccttcagaaaaaacccttttcttttgggaaaaaatcatgaagttgggaaaagagtacatcagggagtagagttcgcttttaactatagtaccttttcatattacaagcatgccatgaccttggtaactcggtgccgttcaagtcggtcaccttataataaccttttTCCTAAAACCTCACAAAttttgtatggtcccttccaattagcagcgagcttcCCTTCCCCatatttgttgactccaatgtcgtttttGATTAAGACCAAGTCGTCTGGGGTGAAATTCATTCGTTTCTGATTAAGACCAAGTCGTCTGGGGTGAAatttcttcgaatgacttttttgttgtatctagTGGTCATTCTTTGCTTTAATGCCGCTTCCCTTATCTGGGCTTgctctcggacttcggggagcaattcAAGTTCCtatttgtgcccctgtatgtttccgACCTCATCATGGAAgatcacccttggactttgctcgtcgatttctactggtatcatggcttccacgccatagacaagtcggaagggtgtttccccTGTGGCATATTGAGGCGTCGTCCGGTAAGCCCACAACAAttgtgggagctcctcagcccaagctccttttgcgtC
The DNA window shown above is from Arachis ipaensis cultivar K30076 chromosome B08, Araip1.1, whole genome shotgun sequence and carries:
- the LOC107613322 gene encoding origin of replication complex subunit 1A-like, with product MAATPIKSLQSPSKPNLRSQSNYKPSPAITPLTPQSLPTPRRSTRQRSLHFNSTEPANFRQSIDYADDSTEVIKRRTGTARSASVVKGGSEKKAGEEVKQKNAKARDLVEIQFAPASPEQSETKKRKMESERKVVTRAMAAKKGKLENGDKGGKKSGRLTKRRVYYKKVVYDGGEFGVGDDVYVKRREDASSDDEDPEAEECRLCFDSGSEVMIECDDCLGGFHLKCLTPPLKEVPEGDWVCGFCEDRKMGRKASFPKPPEGKKLSRTLRQKLLSSDLWAAHIQSIWKEVDDNYWCHVRWYVIPEETSAGRQPHNLSRELYQTNEFADIEMESILRHCFVMTPKDYAKASNEGDDIFLCEYEYDIHWHSFKRLADIDNEKEDGEEIDSDEDWNVSKESDSDTDDDIVYEEENLKNTRSQPSTSHQSAANQYKGRFIGLQKIGTKRIPEHVRSHKQTDLERVKASLLLASLPKSLPCRNKEMEEINTFIKGAICDDQCLGRCLYIHGVPGTGKTMSVLSVMRSLRSEVDAGNIKPYCFVEINGLKLASPENIYRVIYEALNGHRVSWKKALHFLHERFVEGKKTGEDADRPCILLIDELDLLVTRNQSVLYNILDWPTKAHSKLIVIGIANTMDLPEKLLPRISSRMGIQRLCFGPYNYQQLQEIISSRLKGIDIFEKQAIEFASRKVAAISGDARRALEICRRAAEIADYRIKKLTVNPDFVAAGKGLVGMTDVEAAIQEMFQAPHIQVIKSCSRLSKIFLTAMVHELYKTGMGETTFEKLAMTVSCLCTSNSEVCPGYDVLLQVGCKLGECRIILCEAGAKHRLQKLQLNFPSDDVAFALRDCKDLPWLSKYLS